From the genome of Dehalococcoidia bacterium:
GGATGATTTTTTGTGTGCCTTGGAATAACCGATAAACAGTATGAACCCACTGACTCACCCCGCAGGAAAAGCCGCCAGCCTATTGGTTGTGGCGAGCCTGTTGCTCATGATTACCGGATGCTCAGCCAGACAGACAACTAGCTCCCCTCCCTCTACAACGGCATCGAAAGTGCTCCGTAAAGGTGTCGGCTTTACGCCCAAAAGCTTCGCTGCCGGGGATTTTAATCAATTCTTCAGTCTGGCCGGCCAGGCCGGCGGCGTCGTGATGTGGGCTGGAGACTGGTTGGAACTAGAGATCGGCTCAGGAGCGCCTTCCGTGCTGGTGCAGACAGCATCGACACGCGGCTGCACTCCAGTGTTCGCGTTTCAGTTTTTCGAGCCATCCACAGGCGCCCTTTTAAGGCCGCTGGATGAAGCCACCATGAAGCGGTACAAGACAGCTGCCTCTGCTTTCGTGCAAAAATACAGGCCGGCATATCTCGGCATCGGCGTCGAGGTTAACCTACTTTATGAAAAATCCTCCTCGGACTTCGAAGCCTTCGTGCAGTTCTATAACGAGGTTTACCAGTCATTAAAAGGCATATCTCCAACAACCAAAGTTTTTACCATCTTTCAACTTGAGAAAATGAAAGGACTCCGCGGAGGTTTGTTCGGAGGCACGAATGACGCGGCTAAAAACGAGTGGGCTCTACTGGATAGATTCACCAACTCCGACCTGGCGGCATTCACCACCTACCCCGGTCTTATATACAAAGACCCTGCGGCAATACCGGCGGACTACTACACGGAAATCGCCAAGCACACTGCCAAACCCATAGCCTTTACCGAAATCGGCTGGCACAGCGCGGCCAGTCCCCTCGGGTGGGAAGGCAGCGAGGATGAGCAGTCGGCCTTCGTGCGTTCGTTCTTCTCTTTGACTCAAGACCTGAACCCATTGCTGGAGTTGTGGAGCTTCCTTTACGACCAGAACACCACCGAGCCATTCAACAGCATGGGGCTGATGCGTCAGGACAGCAGCCCCAAAACAGCTTTTAACGAGTGGGTGGCAGGGTCGTAGAGTCAAAAGTCGAGGTTGGCACCTCGGGGACCATTCGAGAACCAAACAAAAACGAGGGGTGTTTCCACTCGTTTTTTATAATCGTCACAGTAAATTTAGACCAAGTCGCTTTAATTATTATCGTCTGTGAGCAGGGGTAATTTTAAAAACCTACCTTCTGCGGTACTTGCTGTGGTGGCAGGCTTCATCCTTATTGTGTGAGATGGGTAGAGCTTCGACAACGCTGACGGACCTGTTGCCAAGCATTTTGCCGTCGAGTCCGTGAACAGCGGCTTCGCCCTGGGACTTCAACGCCATCTCAACATAAGCGTAAGCCCTGGGCTGCTGGCTGCCAATATAAGCGTCGCTCATCACGCTTACGGATACCACCTGCCCGAAGACTCCGAAGGCTAAGCGCAATTCATCTTCAGTAACGGCCAAGGTCAGGTTGCCGATATAGAGATATGAAGTGGCCGACCTCGGTGAATAGCCCGCCATTCGCTGAACTGACATCGTATGCCTCCTGACACCGGCTGTCCGTGTGTTACCGGCTCACTCCGTAGAAGACAACAGGGGGCTGGATAAATCCAGCCCCCTGAGTTTTCACCAGATCCGAAGTCCTGGTTTAGCGCTTTACTTTGCGATAGCAGTCGCTGCAATAGACCGGTTTGCCATTGCGAGGTTCGAAGGGAACCTGGGTGGCTTTGCCGCAGTCTGAGCAAGTAGCCGGGAACATTTGACGGGGGGCGTAGCTTCCGCTATTGCCGCTGCTGTAGCTGTTGCCGCTATACCCGCCGCTGTTGCTGGTCCCGCGTTCTGCTTTCCTGGCATCGCGACACGTGTTGCAGCGCTTGGGCTCATTGGTGTAGCCTTTGGACTGGAAAAATTCCTGGTCCTGAGTGCTGAAAGTGAACGTGGCTCCGCAATCGGAACACTGAAGTGATTTGTCCTGAAAACTCATTTGGATGACCTCCTCTCTTTTAAAACCAGTTAGAGTTTGGGTCGTCCAATTATGAGGGGAAAAACCGGGGAATTCCCGAAGACTGTATAACCTAAACTTAAACTTGCTGTTATTATACAACATCGGGAAGCATAATGCAATTCGACTGGTCTCAGTGCCTTAGATAACGTTAGATTAGGACGGAAACCACCACCCCTTATCCGCCACCAGCAAATGCTT
Proteins encoded in this window:
- a CDS encoding zinc-binding protein, translated to MSFQDKSLQCSDCGATFTFSTQDQEFFQSKGYTNEPKRCNTCRDARKAERGTSNSGGYSGNSYSSGNSGSYAPRQMFPATCSDCGKATQVPFEPRNGKPVYCSDCYRKVKR
- a CDS encoding RNA-binding protein, whose protein sequence is MAGYSPRSATSYLYIGNLTLAVTEDELRLAFGVFGQVVSVSVMSDAYIGSQQPRAYAYVEMALKSQGEAAVHGLDGKMLGNRSVSVVEALPISHNKDEACHHSKYRRR